A single window of Archangium gephyra DNA harbors:
- a CDS encoding mannose-1-phosphate guanylyltransferase produces the protein MTLHPVIMAGGSGTRFWPLSRKARPKQFLPLASKNPLITDTAIRLKGLASVKDTLIVCGPLHAKQAAKLVKGLPKKNLLVEPVARNTAPAIALAAVQVAAKDPQGILVVLPSDHHVADVAGFKKTIAEAAQVAAKGHLVTLGIKPHRPETGYGYIQVGDGLEGGGRQVKAFREKPDTETAKRYVESGEYLWNAGIFVFRADVILEAFARHMPEMQKGLDALRKAAGKRTFASVLKRVFPKLPSISIDYGVMEKASNIAVLPGDFGWSDVGSFAAIPEVRPADEHGNVISGAEAVVVDCKGCVVLAEKRPLTVVGLTDMVVVDSGDAVLVVPKDKSQDVRKVVEALKARKREKYL, from the coding sequence ATGACCCTCCATCCCGTCATCATGGCCGGCGGCTCTGGTACCCGCTTCTGGCCCCTGTCACGCAAGGCGCGTCCCAAGCAGTTCCTCCCGCTGGCCTCGAAGAACCCCCTCATCACCGACACCGCCATCCGGCTCAAGGGCCTGGCGTCGGTGAAGGACACCCTCATCGTCTGTGGTCCCCTGCACGCGAAGCAGGCGGCGAAGCTGGTGAAGGGCCTGCCCAAGAAGAACCTCCTGGTGGAGCCGGTGGCGCGCAACACGGCGCCGGCCATCGCCCTGGCGGCGGTGCAGGTGGCGGCGAAGGACCCGCAGGGCATCCTGGTGGTGTTGCCCTCGGACCACCATGTGGCGGACGTGGCCGGCTTCAAGAAAACCATCGCCGAGGCGGCGCAGGTGGCGGCGAAGGGCCACCTCGTGACGCTGGGCATCAAGCCGCACCGTCCGGAGACGGGCTACGGCTACATCCAGGTGGGTGATGGCCTGGAGGGCGGAGGCCGGCAGGTGAAGGCCTTCCGCGAGAAGCCGGACACGGAGACGGCGAAGCGCTACGTGGAGTCGGGCGAGTACCTGTGGAACGCGGGCATCTTCGTCTTCCGGGCGGACGTCATCCTGGAGGCCTTCGCCAGGCACATGCCGGAGATGCAGAAGGGGCTGGACGCGCTGCGCAAGGCGGCCGGCAAGCGCACCTTCGCGTCGGTGCTCAAGCGCGTGTTCCCGAAGCTGCCCTCCATCTCCATCGACTACGGGGTGATGGAGAAGGCGAGCAACATCGCGGTGCTGCCGGGAGACTTCGGCTGGAGCGACGTGGGCTCCTTCGCGGCGATTCCCGAGGTGCGGCCCGCGGACGAGCACGGCAACGTGATCTCTGGCGCCGAGGCGGTGGTGGTGGACTGCAAGGGCTGCGTGGTGCTGGCCGAGAAGCGTCCGCTGACCGTGGTGGGCCTCACCGACATGGTGGTGGTGGACTCGGGCGACGCGGTGCTGGTGGTGCCCAAGGACAAGAGCCAGGACGTGCGCAAGGTGGTCGAGGCCCTCAAGGCCCGCAAGCGCGAGAAGTACCTGTAG
- a CDS encoding GDSL-type esterase/lipase family protein — translation MPGALESKHTSAGLTLALTLALAVGLSLAPLPEAWRPIPSLAQGPVVPQLIALVTTSSAAAKRKAIGVEPDTGHAPEVPVLPEEEEETEVVEADPAANSDGGTVPPPPAVADSSDTLGLANLGPATLTKALRMEALREKMGSKHVDLDPGCRRMGASGCEEGGLEPFFKALRALHNGSRTLPVRVEHLGDSLIASDHINDVVRERLQERHGSAGKGFLYIDRPTRSGRGVRAGQASEGWEFIRIIDRAPPRDRLPFTGVAFTAGGPKGSQDVRFDIGDARTAEIFFLAQPTGGSVQVLADGKPLQRLQTRWTPAEVANARVKLPEGAKTLTLKTRGKVELHGVSLENGAPGVVYDTLGLPGAYAGVFLRTHPPYFRAQMRQRKPSLVVLMFGGNEAFRLSRDWTKPEEIKQEAEQLVKLVRESVPDAACLVWSPIDAAVRTMGGDLIPRRGSRMVADIFRDVAREGGCAYWDALEAMGGEGSAIRWLSAGLLNEDLIHPRARGSDLLGHLFDLSIQRAYAASSPPRIAAEPSGLQNTGKSLTATFRRLGKLEKGEDARLGILQIGASHTASHYFTDAMRNALAKRFGDAGRGFISAGKPSDRLKPAGVSRELTGEWTVEDALQATVPGQAWGLGGTRAVGAPGASLRIRFCEGCTAAPTPPARLSLYWLDGPGSGRMEVKVDGNAMPPEPAPPEPFTAPTVRIRSFPVTGPAHELEVLNQGGGSLTVLGAALDLEQKGIAYDAVGLPGSTAATLASVEPQALSAQLSSRKPQLLVFWYGTNESGQPDLDAEKLRTEYGALISRLRKDAGGAECLVIGTTDRLQQGKDGSWEEAPALARVVTALPEMARAQGCAYWSPRAAMGGDWSMLRWQREGLGHSDGIHLTPEGYEKLAGSFLSDLLAAYEVFKTQPPALAAEGG, via the coding sequence ATGCCGGGCGCGTTGGAGTCCAAGCACACATCGGCAGGTTTGACGCTCGCCCTCACCCTGGCGCTCGCGGTGGGGCTGTCGCTCGCCCCGCTCCCCGAGGCGTGGCGGCCCATCCCCAGCCTCGCCCAGGGGCCGGTGGTGCCGCAGCTCATCGCGCTCGTCACCACCTCGAGCGCCGCCGCCAAGCGCAAGGCCATCGGCGTCGAGCCCGACACCGGCCACGCCCCCGAGGTGCCCGTCCTCCCCGAGGAGGAAGAGGAGACCGAGGTCGTCGAGGCCGACCCCGCCGCCAACTCCGACGGTGGCACCGTGCCCCCGCCGCCCGCCGTCGCCGACTCCTCCGACACGCTGGGACTGGCGAACCTCGGCCCCGCCACGCTCACCAAGGCCCTGCGCATGGAGGCCCTGCGCGAGAAGATGGGCTCCAAGCACGTGGACCTCGATCCGGGCTGCCGCCGCATGGGCGCCTCCGGGTGCGAGGAGGGCGGGCTCGAGCCCTTCTTCAAGGCCCTGCGCGCGCTGCACAACGGCAGCCGCACCCTGCCCGTGCGCGTGGAGCACCTGGGTGACTCGCTCATCGCCTCGGACCACATCAACGACGTGGTGCGCGAGCGGTTGCAGGAGCGCCATGGCTCGGCGGGCAAGGGCTTCCTCTACATCGACCGCCCCACCCGCTCCGGCCGCGGCGTGCGCGCCGGCCAGGCCTCCGAGGGCTGGGAGTTCATCCGCATCATCGACCGCGCCCCGCCCAGGGACCGGCTGCCCTTCACCGGCGTGGCCTTCACGGCGGGCGGACCCAAGGGCTCCCAGGACGTGCGCTTCGACATCGGTGATGCGCGCACGGCCGAAATCTTCTTCCTCGCCCAGCCCACGGGCGGCTCCGTGCAGGTGCTCGCCGATGGCAAGCCGTTGCAGCGCCTGCAGACGCGCTGGACTCCGGCCGAGGTGGCCAATGCCCGGGTGAAGCTGCCCGAGGGCGCCAAGACGCTGACGCTCAAGACGCGCGGCAAGGTGGAGCTGCACGGCGTCTCGCTGGAGAACGGCGCGCCGGGCGTGGTGTACGACACCCTGGGCCTGCCGGGCGCCTACGCGGGCGTGTTCCTGCGCACCCACCCGCCCTACTTCCGCGCGCAGATGCGCCAGCGCAAGCCCTCGCTGGTGGTGCTCATGTTCGGCGGCAACGAGGCCTTCCGCCTCTCGCGCGACTGGACGAAGCCCGAGGAGATCAAACAGGAGGCCGAGCAGCTGGTGAAGCTGGTGCGCGAGTCCGTGCCGGACGCCGCGTGCCTCGTTTGGTCTCCCATCGACGCGGCCGTGCGCACCATGGGCGGGGACCTGATTCCGCGCCGGGGCTCGCGCATGGTGGCGGACATCTTCCGCGACGTGGCCAGGGAGGGCGGCTGCGCCTACTGGGACGCGCTCGAGGCCATGGGTGGCGAGGGCTCCGCCATCCGCTGGCTGTCCGCGGGCCTGCTCAACGAGGACCTCATCCACCCGCGCGCCCGGGGCTCGGACCTGCTGGGCCACCTCTTCGACCTGTCCATCCAGCGCGCCTACGCCGCGAGCAGCCCGCCCCGGATCGCCGCCGAGCCCTCGGGCCTGCAGAACACCGGGAAGTCCCTCACCGCCACCTTCCGGCGCCTGGGCAAGCTGGAGAAGGGCGAGGACGCGCGGCTGGGCATCCTCCAGATTGGCGCCTCGCACACGGCCTCGCACTACTTCACGGACGCGATGCGCAACGCGCTGGCGAAGCGCTTCGGCGACGCCGGCCGCGGCTTCATCTCCGCGGGCAAGCCGTCGGACCGGCTCAAGCCCGCGGGCGTCTCGCGCGAGCTGACGGGGGAGTGGACGGTGGAGGACGCGCTGCAGGCCACCGTGCCCGGACAGGCCTGGGGCCTCGGCGGCACCCGCGCGGTGGGAGCCCCGGGCGCCTCGCTGCGCATCCGCTTCTGCGAGGGCTGCACCGCCGCCCCCACGCCTCCCGCGCGGCTGTCCCTCTACTGGCTGGACGGTCCCGGCAGCGGACGCATGGAGGTGAAGGTGGATGGCAACGCCATGCCGCCCGAGCCCGCGCCGCCCGAGCCCTTCACCGCGCCCACGGTGCGCATCCGCTCCTTCCCCGTCACCGGCCCGGCCCATGAGCTCGAGGTGCTCAACCAGGGCGGGGGTTCGCTCACCGTGCTCGGCGCGGCACTGGACCTGGAGCAGAAGGGCATCGCCTATGACGCGGTGGGCCTGCCGGGCTCCACCGCCGCCACGCTGGCCAGCGTGGAGCCGCAGGCGCTCTCCGCGCAGCTGTCCTCGCGCAAGCCCCAGCTGCTCGTCTTCTGGTACGGCACCAACGAGAGCGGCCAGCCGGACCTGGACGCGGAGAAGCTGCGCACCGAGTACGGCGCCCTCATCTCCCGGCTGCGCAAGGACGCGGGCGGCGCCGAGTGCCTCGTCATCGGCACCACCGACCGGCTGCAGCAGGGCAAGGACGGCAGCTGGGAGGAAGCGCCCGCCCTGGCCCGCGTGGTGACGGCCCTCCCCGAGATGGCGCGTGCCCAGGGCTGCGCCTACTGGTCCCCCCGGGCGGCCATGGGTGGGGACTGGAGCATGCTGCGCTGGCAGCGCGAGGGCCTGGGCCACTCCGACGGCATCCACCTGACTCCCGAGGGCTACGAGAAGCTCGCGGGCTCGTTCCTCTCCGACCTGCTCGCGGCCTACGAGGTCTTCAAGACCCAGCCGCCAGCACTCGCCGCGGAGGGCGGCTGA